DNA from Doryrhamphus excisus isolate RoL2022-K1 chromosome 19, RoL_Dexc_1.0, whole genome shotgun sequence:
AGATACATTCCAGCTTCCAGTCCTCGGGAGATGCTGTGGGGTATTTTGTTGTCTGATGAGGTCGGAGGTCACGGATATTGAACCTGTTCTACTTCCTCCAAGCGTGCCTTAACGGGGCCGTGCTTTGTCAAGAACCTTCTTCGAAATGGCCaaactgttttgctttttactgGGTGgcatgtcccaatacttttgtccacatgCATGCTTCTCCAAGAGGAGTAGAACATGAAAGTACGTACGTAGCTAGCCGTCCCAGAGCAGCTGTGGTCACCACTCGCACGTCTTGCAGTGATTATCCGTGATGGCCGGAAGCCATCTTTGATGCTGTACACACTTTTACTGGGGGGAAAACATCCTGTGGAGGGAACACAGACGCGTCCGCCATCTCTGGAAACTTGGGGGGGTCCACGTGTTCCCTGACCGTGATGAAGGATTTCCGCCATCTTGGTAGTCAGGCTGAGGCGCTGGAGATGTTGGAGTTGTTTTGACGAAGCACGTGAAAGTCATGCTGCCGAGAGACGGACATTTACGAGTCCCCCGCCACCCGGCTCGCATAACAACACCATTGACTCGGTGGCCATATTTGTTTTGGGGTCAAATGTCACTGCTGTTTGGCTGAGCTAACTTTTATGATGTTTGATTTTCCCATTCAGGCCAGCAGGAGGGGAGTTTACTTACAAACATGAACGCGTACTTAAACACACTagtagtcgccatcttggctacgtagCACAAGGGGCGGGGCTAACTTGACTGCAAATTGTAGCAGTGGAATGTAGTGAACGACAATGTAAgtaatgttttattgtgttgcAACCGTCATTTACTATGATACAGGAGGGGGGGCAAACACCAATGGTAGTTTTTagtaatattacagtattattacagtaatattactttGATGAGTCACCTCAGAAATTCCTGTACACAAGAatctctcccaatgctaacgtctacgttatgtcttatttacgtcTAAAGTGTCgtattctgtctactatattgggtaataagtgtgcaaaagtgactatgggggtgctatttcatgtctagagggctctaacaatgttaaaacccgTAATAGGTCGCGTGTAACATGCAAATCTACGTTATgtcttacttatgtctaaagtgtcttattctgtctactatactgggtaataggcGTGTAAATATgggtataggggtgttatttcctgtctagagcgctctaatgttaaaaaccataatTAAAATGTCATAAGAAGgttaatgtgtcttattttctctcccttccatccatgcatccatcttcCTCATGTTCCCCCGGGTCCGGGTCACAGGGGCACCAGTCTCAACTTCCAGGCCCCCGACCACCTCtgccagctccaccaggaggacacggAGGTGTTCCTAGgcctattttctcttattatgtcgattACATTGGCACATGTGAGTGTAACGGTGagcataggggtgctatttcctgtctagagggctcaaacaatgttaaaaagctcATTTAAAAGATGCTGAATAATATGaacttatacaaaaatattagtTTTACGCTACTGGTGATATCTTGTTGCTATTATTCTGcatataaaatatagaaaaacacgaaccacaatattccatttataaatgaggaCTCCTACTTCTGGGAAACGGACTGGGATCAGTCAAGAGCCATAAACCAGGGATTTCTGGacattacacaaaaataaatattgtggtgGTCATTTGGGACAGCACTACACGGTCAAAATTGACACACTCAGGAGCcaagtacagtatagtacaatatacagtacttgTAGGCGTGTACTGCAGTATTCCGTTAGAGACACAATATTCCACTTTACACTTTCTTTTAGGAAGCAGCCATTTCAGGCAGTTCAAAGTTGCAGTAGGATGAGTGAGCTGCTCATGTTGCTCGTGAAAAGTCCATAAAGGACTTCACGAGGCCACTTCAGCTTCTCGGAACATGCCGACTTCTCTAGCAGTGACCTTTAAGTCAACTTGCTGCCTTCCATCCTTACGTCGTCACTCTCCATGACCAAAAAGAATCATTCCCATCCTCACCATCATCGTTTTTACCTCGTCTTCTGGGAGCTCAGCATCTGAAGTGGTGGCTTGTTCGCTGCGTCTGAGCCCGCAAGGTGACGGAAGCGTCGTTTGCGACAGGGCGCCACGTCTGTGATGTCACTCAACATGTCGTCCAATGGGCTTGGAGAGGAGGACAGCGTCTCTAAAAGATCAGACGGGAAAAATGAAAATGCCATGAAGGTCTCCAGGAGAGGAGTGCGTTCTCAGCGACAcctactttttttaaacatgcacaaactactcttttctttctttcttggaCCTCTTGGATGACAAATTGTCATCTTGCTAGCACCAGGGGGTGTCATCACGTGCACGCTCACACATGCACTGTCATGCTGTATCTTTGCCATTGACTCGTCCGTCACGTTTAGCTTAGTTGAGTTGAGTAGCTTGCGGTGTTTCTTCAGCACGCTGGTGCACAGAAATAACAAAAGCTTCCAagcctccccccacccccctccaatCTGTCAGAGTGGTCGTCACGACAAcaagaacacaacacaacatctgGCCTCGTCGGGCCCAAACAAACCTTGAGCCGACCGAGCTGAGGGGGAATTACCGCCTGTGAGAAAGTGGAAACGTGGAAaaagtgggggagggggggtcacagGGGCTTCCATGACAGGTACGTTGTGTAAGTTGTGAGAGTCGTGTGAATAACATGGAGACCATCTGGGGTGGAATATCATCAGGTTGACTGAGTGTGACGTCAAGGAGGCCCGCTACTCTGACTTACATCACTGCTAAGTTATGTCATACGTCCTCTTTggacaacaaaaacatacacacacacattcaacgaGTAGAAGAAGAAAACTTTCCCTCTCGTTGTGATCACTGCAACACAACTTAAAGGAAGAGTGCACCTTTTCccaatcatccacaatccttgaTCCCGGATTGGATTATTATTTCTCTTCTCAGTACCATCCAAATATACAAAACCAGATAAAAAGGGGCAGCTAATTAATGCATGTATTAGGGCACAACTATTCCACCTTCTataagccttctgaaaaaaaacatacaaaaagtgCCAACAATGCTTTGCTTTGCTCTTATGCCCTCCAGATATCATGTGATCATCTAGCTTTACATGGTTCTGCTCATCATTCCACTGAAATATTGTTTCTGGCTTGTGTGAGACACGAAGACACACGTCATTATGTGTcttctaaagatacaaaaacagatCAAGCCTATGAagcctttggaaaaaaaaactccaaaagcaCCATCTCCATTACATgagttacatttttattctcatTACCATTGTTACGCCCAACAAGTACGCTACTGGAGTAGTGACACCTCCCACACCACAGCTACGAGcaggctagcgactagcagGCTTGCGACTAGCAGGCTGGCGACTAGCAGGCTGGTGACTAGCAGGCTGGTGACTAGCAGGCTAGCAACTAGCGGGATTAGCTACTAGcaggctagcgactagcagGCTAGCTACTAGCAGGCTAACAGGCTACCGACTAGCAGGCTAGCAACTAGCGGGATTAGCTACTAGcaggctagcgactagcaggctagcgactagcagGCTGGCGACTAGCAGGCTGGTGACTAGCAGGCTAGCAACTAGCGGGATTAGCTACTAGcaggctagcgactagcagGCTAGCTACTAGCAGGCTAACAGGCTACCGACTAGCAGGCTAGCAACTAGCGGGATTAGCTACTAGcaggctagcgactagcagGCTAGCTACTAGCAGGCTAACAGGCTACCGACTAGCAGGCCAGCAACTAGCGGGATTAGCTACTAGcaggctagcgactagcagGCTAGCTACTAGCAGGCTAGCTACTAGCAGGCTAGCTACTAGCAGGCTAGCTACTAGCAGGCTAGCTACTAGCAGGCTAACAGGCTACCGACTAGTAGGCTAGCAAATACCAGGATTAGCTACTAGCTGGCTAGCGACAAGCAGGCTAGCGACAAGCAGGCTAGCGACAAGCAGGCTAGCGACAAGCAGGCTAGCAACTACcaaaggtaacgctacatacctttttgtttttgcaatgtgaatTCAAGGCACCCAGGAAGGGAGTTCCCAAAATACTGTGTCGCTGGTGTCTATTTATAATGTGACAGTATCACTTGTTGAAGACTAAACTTGGGACAGAAAGGCccacaaacaaacagcaaatgaaAGCTGCTGCAGTAAGGGCCTGGCAGAGCATTGGAATGGAGGAAACCCAGCGTCTGGTGATGTCCATGAGTTCAAGACCTCAAGTAGTCATTGCCAGCCAAGGGTTTTTCAACCAAGCATTAGAAACGGATATTTAGTTTCCAGTTGACCAGTTGACAATGACTTTTGAGCCCCAGAAATGAAGGGATTGTGTTTAAACTGCTTTAATTCCAATGGGTGCTCCCTAATGGATGCTCCCCAATGGATGATCCCCAATGGATGATCCCCAATGAGTGCTCCCCAATGGGTGCACCCCAAAGGGTGCTCAGGTGCTGGCTGACTAGTCTGGTGTTTTATAGCAATTTCCCTGATGGTGTGGATTATCTCCAGTTTTTTTGGACTGACCGCAAGTACACCTCAACAAAATAATGACATGGTTTTTACCACGAGAAGGTGCAATGGCGACCAGCGAAGGGCTACGGTCCTCTTGCTCGTCATCAGTGCTGCCACCATATTCGTCTTCCTCCTCCGTTTCTGCTCGGTCCCGTTTGAGCGGCTCCTTCTTTTGCTCCGCAGCCCTGCAGCAAACACATCCAGCTGTCAGTCAGCCCAGGTGAGGCAGCGGGCGTAACCAATTCGCCTACTTCACTTCCTGCAGCTCTCTCAGTGTGTCCTGCAGACTGCGGATCTTGGCTTTCTTCTCGTTCAGGACCAGGACGAATCTGGAGTAAAGCTCTGCCTCCAGGTCTTCTTTGCCGTCTGCGTAGCGTTTTagtctgaaacacacacacacaaacaagattGGTCTCCAACACGCTCAGATATCAAAGTGATGATGCTGCTATTGACTCCATCTTGGCGCAaggtcaggggtgtcaaaggtgtggcccgggggccccTTGAGGTAgatatttcttaaaaatgtcaaattttatcagcatagagtttaaattttaacaaaaaaagagtTACTGTCTAAAAGTTATATGAGAAGAAAGACAATCaatttacaaataaagttgaaatattgggaaataaaacaaaaaacagcaacaagaggaaaaaatacttttgaagCTTTTTCACCTACATCATAAAGATGAGATGTAGTTTTTCcataaaaatatctaaacaTTCTTAGCATAATACACGTGTTGCtttgcaaaatatcaacatgGCAAAGTTGCACCCTTTCGTCCTTCACCATGTGGCGTTTGAGGTCGATGACCCGCAAACGTGGACATGCTGGTTCGGCCAGCCTCCTAATAGGTCGGCTAAGAACGACTAAAGAGGAAGCTAAACCTGTGATGTTCATGCAAATGTCACGGACAGATGACTATCGTGACTGTGTCTTCATAGTCCAGCTAGCTTACACAATAAACAGAAGCTGACATCAGCACAAAGTCAGATTTGCAGGTTGGGATGGCAAGAAAGCAGTCGCCTCAGTGAACATGTCGCGGATAAGCGGAGGATAAAGAGACGTTGTTACTCTGCCGTGATGCGTTGATGCTCTTGTCTCAGTCGTCGGTTCTGCCCCTCCAGATCCTGGTTTTGGTGCTCCAGGGCGGATCGTCTCTCCAGACTGTGTGTCAGCAATCCTCTCACGGCCTCTGCGGGCTCCGGGAGCGGGCTCAATAAGGCCGAGCCCAACCTGAACTGGATGGAGCATGGGGACCGGGAGAGCAGTGAGAACAGTTTGTCTCAATGTGAAACACTAAAAGCAGGCATGAATAAGAATCTGCCATAAATCCTGAGATCAGACTGTCTATGAGTGCAGCGTGGGACAAAGctacatggtgtgttcaaggaccttGGAACAAAAAGGCACATGCCGGTCCTCACAACAAACATATgcattactttactttacaatTTCTAAGtgtacattatttttcaaataaaataacagcccatatttccaaaattgatatcaatttacatgaaattgAATGTAGTTGTTTacaatatctttttattcatgATGCCTGAAGGTTTGGGTGGTTGGGGTCTACTGTCTTAACTGAACCCTACAATGGTGCGGCAAATTTATGGCCTGCCaaacagcagcttaacactcaaaaggggaTACCTGAAAAGTACAAACACGCACCAATACAAGTTGAAAATGAAAACTCTCATGCTCTTCACATCATGCATTGCGTCCAAGCGATGCATtgattggggcgctgcaatgagcacccccccccccctcttggcCCTGGGCTCCACTGGTGGACAGTGGCAGCATTGTAGCACCACCCATCaatttttctatgctgcttgtcctccgattaaatgttttgttcaaacaaaatgcattatgggaaaacttataTATACGTTTttacttgtattggtacatgttagGTATCTGTTGTGGGTGTTTggctgttaagttgctgtgtgatgagtttagtgttctttgccatgacaccatgagtcaaacCGTTATATTGAGGAATGACCTCCGGCAATTTCCAATTTTCAtggctcatgattggctcctgtcaaataaagaactATTTGCTCCTCACAGACTCGTGCGTGCCATGATATGTCATTAACCGGAGAGTGAAATTGAATTGCAGCGAATCGtatagtttgtttgtttactgtatCAAATTGGTTCTGgttttaatatatatgggtgTCGAATCACATCAGGCCCTGTGTATCGAGATTCAATCGAATCGAATTGTCCATCACAAACAGACTTACATCCCTAGCTGTGTGACATTCAGGGGTAAAACGTTGTGGCAGATGTTTGAGTCATGTCAACTGGAACTAACACACTTAACTCTGAACACACACAGGCAGACAGAAGGTTGCTATGCCGACCATGGCAGGTAACACCTGTAAGAGTGTCAAAGTGAGCCTGGTGCAGCCATTAGAAGGTGGTCTTATTTGGAGGACCTCGCTGTTGTTGAGCAAGAGAACCTTCATGTAGAACCAGCCCACTTGTTCCAAACTTTCGTTTTTtaagaagacacacacacacacacaggtttccATTCTGTCGTAAGCACTGAGCTTTTAGCTCTGAATCATGGAGGAACTTGATCACATGACTGCGGACATTCATCCAGCTCATCAAATTCATCATCACCACCTTCTTGCACAACTTAGTGACAGCAGAGACGTCTAATCGCTGTTTTGTCTCCTGGCAACACAAAACTTGGCAGCTAAAGTCTCGTTTGCTCAATCTACTTCCTACTTCATAATCATATTCACTTTTGATTATGACGCAGAGTCATGTTGCCAGGGGTTGCCAGGTGTACCTCATAGACGTCTCCGTCGTGTATCAGAATTCAGGTTGGAGAGTCATCTCACCGAGATGTCGTTTAGAACTTTGTTGTACGTCAGCGTGAGTGGCGCGCTCTGACTGGGCGGAGACGGCGAGAGGGTGAAGTGGTAAGAGGCAGAGCTTTCCGTCTCAGTCAGCGCCTGCTGGAGGTCCTGGATGTACGCGTCCTCGGGCATCTCCAATTCGGCTACCTCCTGGCCCATCATTGCCTTGCTCACTGCAGGGGACAGGAAGGAGTGAACACAGAACAGAAGAGAAGTGCAGCACGGACAAGGAACGTTTGATTGCAAGGATGAAGTAcggctgggcgatatggaccaaaactcatatcccgatatatttaggttaaatatccatatataatatataagttGTTTGGACatagtcaaagccaaatatagatgcaaagttttattgaaatgtaaacaagctTACATAACAATCGCCGCTGAAATTAAATGCattatctttaaataaatatagaaaaaacgTACTGATTAAATATAGTGTTCAACCTTCAGCGCAATCGTGCTAGCGGGTTAGCGCTGTTAGCGCTTCCAGCTCACGTTGCCCtgacgacagacggtaaacatggttaaTACCGTCTTtatccagcaacctttataccgtcttttttgcagttcactatgcagcctctcctcctgcATATCTCCGGGGGGGATCTACAAATGCTCTATGCAGCAAaagggtgctcaaagctaacagctgctcccgagtgtcAAGAATGGAGGAAACAGCAAGCCACAAacataacaagatgaacatccatagctgcacacttgcttaaggagTCGCTATGGCACAAAAAgcaacatgaaaaataatacacaaagcAATACTATGCAATACTATACTAAGCAATAGCAACACTAAAAGGCCACAGAAGACACGGAGCTGTCTCAACTAGCTTGTACTCGGTCGGCGCCATCTTGCAGCAAATGCAGTCTATATCTATATGAAACATAGgcttgtttttcatattgtgcttaacaaaaatatcaatattttgaaaattatcgATATATCGTCCAGCCCTAGGTCAAAGCATTGAACCCTGTGGAACAccatgagacattttttactcacttttttcaAATGTGTCATGGCTAATTATGCAAATTTAACAAGTATGCACACTtcactgccacaaatagattgcagcccTGTGGGTAACTTAAATCTTCCAGAGAATTATCTGTGTGACCCTCCGAGAAGGTCAACGAGCACCCGTATCGAAGTGCAGgtgatgtatgtgtgtgtgtgtgtttgtgtgtggtcaTACAGGTGAGGCACATCACCACAGGGCTGTCAGGCTGGACGTGTGAATGCCTGAAGCCTCACAGAGGAGATTCAGAGAGTTTTACCTTCTCCTCTCCAAGCATCTTGTCCATCAGTCAGCATCAACTGGAAGCCTGACACCAAGCCCCGCCCACCCCTGTCCACACGCAGGAAGTAGGAGGTGTCTGCTTCTGATGAGACGTGGATCTCTCGCACGGACGACTGCATCGCTGCGGaccaaaaacaaatatttagaatagaatagaatgccTTTTTCGTCAACGTCAAACACCAAATGTCACATTCCTCTCGTAGCTCATGTACCGTAACTTAAGTacctttgtatttttatttaaatgcagCTGGTTTCAGACTCGTGTCAGAAGCGCCATAGCTACTCTGACATCATTTTCCTGGCAGGCCCTGTCAACCAACATGGCTGCCAGCGTCCCAATGGAGCGTACCTGCCAGCGTGTGTGGTCATATGGTGAACGTATGAGGGTGGAGGGCTGCTGGGTCAAATATACCATTGCAACTCAAGTGTCGTCAATTCAGGTcaacaaaactttatttgtccACTCTGCGCTTCTACTGGTAGCCAGATATTCCACAAAGCTTGGTTATGTCATATTTGTCCATGGGTGCAGAAGGAAATGATGGAGGAGCATCCAGCGTGTCATCACGTCATGCCGAGCGGCTGTCCCAGcaaaaacaatgacaatgacGCAAAAGTATACTACAccagaaaacaacaacagttgCTGCACCATTACTCACACTTTGACTTGACTTACTTAAGGCGTCTCTACTTAACTGTTAGCCAAATAGCCATTCCGCTAAATAGGTAAACTGTTGGCTGACTATCGAGTTGTTATTTGGATGCTAAAAAATAGCACGTTTCTTTATGCCTTGTTATTGGCTATTTGCGttcaataaacaaaacaataaaaaaaataaatggcagCCAGATACTTAACTTTAGCGTTAAGATGCGTGCTTGGCTGTTAGCTTAAACGCTGAACTTCTCATCCAAAGCGTCTATCACTGAGCTTCGAACGGTaataacataaacaaaataaatgtaagaaacacaacaaaacagctGTTTCTTTTTCCCAACTTACCCGCAAGCAGTCCCTATCGAGTTGGGTGGTTAATTTAATGAATAAAGTCAAC
Protein-coding regions in this window:
- the LOC131107408 gene encoding DNA repair protein XRCC4-like, producing MQSSVREIHVSSEADTSYFLRVDRGGRGLVSGFQLMLTDGQDAWRGEVSKAMMGQEVAELEMPEDAYIQDLQQALTETESSASYHFTLSPSPPSQSAPLTLTYNKVLNDISFRLGSALLSPLPEPAEAVRGLLTHSLERRSALEHQNQDLEGQNRRLRQEHQRITAELKRYADGKEDLEAELYSRFVLVLNEKKAKIRSLQDTLRELQEVKAAEQKKEPLKRDRAETEEEDEYGGSTDDEQEDRSPSLVAIAPSRETLSSSPSPLDDMLSDITDVAPCRKRRFRHLAGSDAANKPPLQMLSSQKTSRNDSPAAANQQPAPSQRRSDVSAAAEDLFEDF